A genomic window from Salvia splendens isolate huo1 chromosome 11, SspV2, whole genome shotgun sequence includes:
- the LOC121755713 gene encoding uncharacterized protein LOC121755713 — protein MDHKRSMLKNKKSKQSLKVVYISSPIKVTTSAARFRALVQQLTGKNSDIAPYMDSDGGALVDYRDHDGTLLPDCPPSSLSNSDTSDSLHGAVDHNVFASQFSGFFSPEMADVLGTYHDLII, from the coding sequence atgGATCACAAGAGGAGTATGTTGAAGAACAAGAAGAGCAAGCAATCACTCAAAGTAGTATACATCTCCAGCCCCATCAAAGTCACCACCAGCGCCGCCAGGTTCCGGGCGTTGGTGCAGCAGCTCACCGGAAAAAACTCCGACATCGCTCCCTACATGGATTCCGACGGCGGCGCCCTCGTCGACTACCGCGACCACGATGGCACGCTGCTCCCGGACTGCCCTCCATCCTCTCTCTCCAATTCCGACACGTCGGATTCTCTGCACGGGGCTGTCGATCACAATGTCTTCGCTTCCCAATTCTCCGGGTTTTTCTCGCCGGAGATGGCCGACGTCTTAGGGACCTATCATGACTTGATCATCTga
- the LOC121755705 gene encoding peptidyl-prolyl cis-trans isomerase CYP22-like: MAAAGGGGGAGVEWHQRPPNPKNPIVFFDVTIGNIPAGRIKMELFADIAPKTAENFRQFCTGEYRKAGLPVGYKGCQFHRVIKDFMIQAGDFLKGDGSGCVSIYGSKLDDENFIAKHTGPGLLSMANSGPNTNGCQFFITCAKCDWLDNKHVVFGRVIGDGLLTVRKIENVATGPNNRPKLACAIAECGEM, encoded by the exons ATGGCAgcggcgggcggcggcggaggagcggGAGTTGAGTGGCACCAGCGCCCGCCAAACCCTAAGAACCCAATCGTATTCTTCGATGTCACCATCGGCAACATTCCTGCTGGCCGCATCAAGATGGAGCTCTTCGCTGATATTGCCCCCAAAACCGCCGAAAATTTCCG GCAATTCTGCACGGGTGAGTACAG GAAAGCTGGATTACCTGTCGGTTATAAGGGGTGTCAGTTCCATAGAGTAATCAAGGACTTCATGATACAAGCTGGTGATTTTCTTAAG GGTGATGGTAGTGGCTGTGTATCAATTTATGGAAGCAAACTTGATGATGAAAATTTTATAGCAAAACACACTGGACCTGGCCTACTATCAATG GCAAATAGCGGGCCGAATACTAATGGTTGTCAG TTCTTCATCACTTGTGCGAAGTGCGACTGGCTTGACAACAAACACGTAGTCTTCGGG CGCGTGATTGGCGATGGTCTTTTGACTGTGAGGAAGATTGAGAATGTAGCCACCGGACCCAACAACCGGCCTAAACTTGCTTGTGCCATTGCAGAATGTGGAGAAATGTAG
- the LOC121755644 gene encoding protein unc-13 homolog isoform X1 — MDEENEVELLQRYRRDRRILLDFILSGSLIKKVVMPPGAVSLDDVDLDQVSVDFVLNCAKKGDMLELSEAIRDYHDGTLFPSMNNAGASNEFFLVTSAESSGSPPRRPPPLVPDVVATPILASLSISEPIESDLIEESQSLSKSQSLNSTQLKELTVDDIDDFDDDIMEEMESHRYSRRVLNDASDVVLGLPSFSTGISDEDLRETAYEILLSATGASGGLIVPSKEKKKDKRSRLMRKLGRSKTEQAGTQSHNSHGLVGLLETMRVQMEISEEMDIRTRRALLSAMVGKVGKRMDTLLIPLELLCCISRTEFSDKKSYIKWQKRQLNMLEEGLVNHPVVGFGESGRKASDLRILLAKIEESESLPSATCDLQRTECLRSLREITVPLAERPARGDLTGEVCHWADGYHLNVRLYEKLLLSVFDVLDEGKLTKEVEEMLELFKSTWRVLGITETIHYTCYAWVLFRQFVITGEEDVLQHSINQLKRIPLKDQRGPQERLHLRSLTCRVQTEKGFEDLTFLQSFLIPIQKWADMRLTDYHLHFPEGSRMMENALVVAMVARRLLLEEPDLTMQGPPVTDIEQIEIYVLSSIKQAFSRIIQDVETLSDTTNEHPLALLAEQTKKLVKNSTALYFPILTLRHQNASAVAVSLIHKLYGIKLKPFLESAEHLTEDVVSVFPAADNLEQNLIAVITSTCEEGTAEAYLKKLNLYKIETVSGTLVLRWVNAQLARISAWVERVMQQENWSPVSAQQRHGSSIVEVYRIVEETVDQFFALKVPMRPGELRSLFRGIDSAFQVYTKHVVDSLADKEDIIPPVPTLTRFRRESGIKAFVKKELTDPTLPDVRKSNDINVLTTPTLCVQLNTLYYAISQLNKLEDSISERWSKKHHSQTIKKLVNSNSKNSAQKDGFDGSRKDINAAIDHVCEFTGIKTIFWDLREQFIDGLYKPSVTQSRLENVIEPLDMVLSKLCDIIVEPLRDRVVTGLLQASLDGLIRVILDGGPSRMFTPADAKLMDEDLEVLKEFFISGGDGLPRGVVENQVVRARQIIKLVGYETRELIEELRSASEMEVQGGRGKLGADSKTLIRILCHRSDSEASQFLKKHYKIPKSAA; from the exons ATGGATGA GGAGAATGAGGTCGAACTTTTGCAGAGATATCGACGGGATAGAAGGATACTCTTAGATTTTATACTCTCTGGTAGCTTGATAAAGAAGGTAGTAATGCCGCCTGGAGCAGTGTCGTTAGATGATGTGGATTTGGATCAAGTAAGCGTCGATTTTGTCCTGAACTGTGCTAAGAAAG GTGATATGCTTGAACTCTCCGAGGCCATTCGAGATTACCACGATGGCACTCTATTCCCTAGCATG AATAATGCAGGCGCCTCTAATGAGTTCTTTCTAGTCACAAGTGCTGAATCTTCTGGTTCACCTCCCAGAAGGCCACCTCCGCTGGTACCAGATGTGGTAGCAACACCGATTTTGGCAAGTCTTTCCATTTCAGAGCCTATTGAAAGTGATTTGATTGAGGAATCgcaaagcttgtcaaaatcACAGTCTTTGAACTCTACACAACTCAAAGAACTAACAGTGGACGATATTGATgattttgatgatgatattaTGGAGGAGATGGAAAGCCATAGATATTCCAGGAGAGTTCTGAATGATGCTTCTGATGTTGTTCTTGGATTGCCTTCATTTTCTACTG GTATTTCAGATGAAGATCTACGTGAAACTGCATATGAGATCCTCCTTTCTGCTACTGGAGCTTCAGG GGGGCTTATTGTTccatcaaaagaaaaaaagaaagacaaAAGATCTAGATTGATGAGGAAGCTGGGACGGAGTAAGACTGAACAAGCAGGAACACAATCTCATAATTCCCATGGTTTAGTTGGCCTCTTGGAGACAATGCGTGTCCAGATGGAG ATTTCGGAGGAAATGGACATCAGAACAAGACGAGCGCTACTCAGTGCCATGGTTGGCAAAGTTGGAAAAAGGATGGATACATTATTGATCCCACTTGAATTGTTATGTTGCATATCAAGAACAGAATTTTCGGATAAGAAGTCTTATATAAAATGGCAGAAAAGACAA TTAAATATGTTGGAGGAAGGGCTTGTGAATCATCCTGTTGTGGGATTTGGAGAATCTGGCCGAAAAGCAAGTGATTTGAGGATTCTTCTGGCAAAGATTGAAGAGTCTGAG TCTCTTCCATCAGCTACATGTGATCTTCAGAGGACAGAGTGTTTGAGATCTCTGAGGGAGATCACTGTTCCACTTGCAGAGAGGCCTGCAAGGGGTGATTTAACTGGTGAAGTATGCCACTGGGCAGATGGTTATCACTTAAATGTCAGGCTGTATGAGAAACTATTGCTTAGTGTATTTGATGTCTTGGATGAGGGCAAGCTTACAAAG GAAGTAGAAGAAATGTTGGAGCTATTTAAGTCAACATGGCGTGTTTTAGGAATCACGGAGACAATCCATTATACGTGCTATGCATGGGTGCTATTTCGGCAG TTTGTCATCACCGGTGAGGAAGATGTCCTGCAGCATTCCATCAACCAGTTGAAGAGAATACCTTTGAAGGACCAGCGAGGCCCACAGGAAAGATTGCATTTGAGGAGCCTGACTTGCAGAGTTCAGACTGAAAAGGGATTTGAGGACTTGACTTTCTTGCAATCATTCCTAATACCTATCCAGAAATGGGCCGATATGCGATTGACTGATTACCATCTTCATTTTCCTGAG GGATCGAGAATGATGGAAAATGCATTAGTAGTTGCCATGGTTGCTCGGAGGCTTCTTCTTGAAGAACCTGACTTG ACAATGCAGGGTCCACCTGTCACAGATATAGAGCAAATCGAGATATATGTGCTATCTTCAATCAAGCAAGCATTTTCTAGA ATTATACAGGATGTTGAAACACTGTCTGACACAACAAACGAACATCCTTTAGCATTACTAGCTGAACAGACAAAAAAACTTGTTAAAAACAGTACGGCCTTGTATTTTCCTATATTAACCCTGCGGCATCAGAATGCAAGTGCAGTTGCAGTATCCCTTATTCACAAGCTTTATGGCATCAAACTG AAACCATTCCTTGAAAGCGCTGAGCACCTGACCGAGGATGTTGTTTCTGTGTTCCCGGCTGCTGATAATCTTGAGCAAAACTTAATAGCTGTTATCACATCTACCTGTGAAGAGGGCACTGCAGAGGCTTACCTCAAGAAGCTAAATTTGTATAAG ATTGAGACTGTATCTGGAACATTGGTGTTGCGATGGGTCAATGCACAACTTGCAAGAATTTCAGCATGGGTGGAACGAGTCATGCAGCAGGAG AATTGGTCTCCAGTCTCAGCACAACAAAGGCATGGAAGCTCGATCGTTGAGGTCTACAGGATTGTTGAGGAG ACAGTTGATCAGTTCTTTGCTCTTAAAGTTCCAATGAGGCCTGGAGAGCTCAGAAGCCTCTTTCGTGGCATTGACAGTGCATTCCAAGTGTACACCAAGCATGTTGTGGACAGTCTAG CTGACAAGGAAGACATAATTCCACCCGTGCCCACTCTTACCCGATTCCGGAGAGAAAGTGGAATCAAAGCTTTTGTGAAGAAGGAATTGACAGATCCAACGCTGCCTGATGTCAGAAAATCTAATGATATCAATGTTTTAACAACACCTACCCTTTGTGTTCAATTAAATACTCTTTAT TATGCGATCAGCCAACTCAATAAATTGGAAGACAGCATTTCGGAGAGATGGTCTAAGAAGCATCATAGTCAAACAATAA AAAAACTGGTAAATAGTAACTCAAAGAATTCCGCCCAGAAGGATGGTTTCGATGGAAGTAGAAAAGATATCAATGCTGCTATTGACCATGTGTGTGAATTTACTG GAATCAAAACAATTTTTTGGGACTTGAGAGAGCAATTCATTGATGGTCTCTATAAGCCAAGTGTTACTCAGTCTAGGCTGGAAAATGTGATTGAGCCTCTTGATATG GTACTCAGCAAGTTGTGTGATATCATAGTAGAACCTCTTAGAGATCGTGTAGTAACAGGACTTCTTCAAGCATCCCTG GATGGCTTAATCCGTGTGATACTAGATGGAGGTCCATCACGTATGTTTACTCCAGCTGATGCTAAGCTTATGGATGAAGACTTGGAGGTTTTAAAG GAGTTTTTCATATCCGGAGGAGATGGGCTCCCAAGAGGAGTTGTGGAAAACCAAGTAGTACGCGCCCGACAGATTATAAAGTTAGTTGGCTATGAG ACTCGAGAATTGATAGAGGAGTTGAGATCTGCTAGTGAGATGGAAGTGCAGGGAGGAAGAGGTAAATTGGGTGCAGATTCAAAGACCCTTATTAGAATTCTGTGCCACAGAAGTGATTCAGAGGCTTCTCAGTTCCTCAAGAAGCATTACAAAATACCAAAATCCGCAGCTTAG
- the LOC121755644 gene encoding protein unc-13 homolog isoform X2 — MEEMESHRYSRRVLNDASDVVLGLPSFSTGISDEDLRETAYEILLSATGASGGLIVPSKEKKKDKRSRLMRKLGRSKTEQAGTQSHNSHGLVGLLETMRVQMEISEEMDIRTRRALLSAMVGKVGKRMDTLLIPLELLCCISRTEFSDKKSYIKWQKRQLNMLEEGLVNHPVVGFGESGRKASDLRILLAKIEESESLPSATCDLQRTECLRSLREITVPLAERPARGDLTGEVCHWADGYHLNVRLYEKLLLSVFDVLDEGKLTKEVEEMLELFKSTWRVLGITETIHYTCYAWVLFRQFVITGEEDVLQHSINQLKRIPLKDQRGPQERLHLRSLTCRVQTEKGFEDLTFLQSFLIPIQKWADMRLTDYHLHFPEGSRMMENALVVAMVARRLLLEEPDLTMQGPPVTDIEQIEIYVLSSIKQAFSRIIQDVETLSDTTNEHPLALLAEQTKKLVKNSTALYFPILTLRHQNASAVAVSLIHKLYGIKLKPFLESAEHLTEDVVSVFPAADNLEQNLIAVITSTCEEGTAEAYLKKLNLYKIETVSGTLVLRWVNAQLARISAWVERVMQQENWSPVSAQQRHGSSIVEVYRIVEETVDQFFALKVPMRPGELRSLFRGIDSAFQVYTKHVVDSLADKEDIIPPVPTLTRFRRESGIKAFVKKELTDPTLPDVRKSNDINVLTTPTLCVQLNTLYYAISQLNKLEDSISERWSKKHHSQTIKKLVNSNSKNSAQKDGFDGSRKDINAAIDHVCEFTGIKTIFWDLREQFIDGLYKPSVTQSRLENVIEPLDMVLSKLCDIIVEPLRDRVVTGLLQASLDGLIRVILDGGPSRMFTPADAKLMDEDLEVLKEFFISGGDGLPRGVVENQVVRARQIIKLVGYETRELIEELRSASEMEVQGGRGKLGADSKTLIRILCHRSDSEASQFLKKHYKIPKSAA; from the exons aTGGAGGAGATGGAAAGCCATAGATATTCCAGGAGAGTTCTGAATGATGCTTCTGATGTTGTTCTTGGATTGCCTTCATTTTCTACTG GTATTTCAGATGAAGATCTACGTGAAACTGCATATGAGATCCTCCTTTCTGCTACTGGAGCTTCAGG GGGGCTTATTGTTccatcaaaagaaaaaaagaaagacaaAAGATCTAGATTGATGAGGAAGCTGGGACGGAGTAAGACTGAACAAGCAGGAACACAATCTCATAATTCCCATGGTTTAGTTGGCCTCTTGGAGACAATGCGTGTCCAGATGGAG ATTTCGGAGGAAATGGACATCAGAACAAGACGAGCGCTACTCAGTGCCATGGTTGGCAAAGTTGGAAAAAGGATGGATACATTATTGATCCCACTTGAATTGTTATGTTGCATATCAAGAACAGAATTTTCGGATAAGAAGTCTTATATAAAATGGCAGAAAAGACAA TTAAATATGTTGGAGGAAGGGCTTGTGAATCATCCTGTTGTGGGATTTGGAGAATCTGGCCGAAAAGCAAGTGATTTGAGGATTCTTCTGGCAAAGATTGAAGAGTCTGAG TCTCTTCCATCAGCTACATGTGATCTTCAGAGGACAGAGTGTTTGAGATCTCTGAGGGAGATCACTGTTCCACTTGCAGAGAGGCCTGCAAGGGGTGATTTAACTGGTGAAGTATGCCACTGGGCAGATGGTTATCACTTAAATGTCAGGCTGTATGAGAAACTATTGCTTAGTGTATTTGATGTCTTGGATGAGGGCAAGCTTACAAAG GAAGTAGAAGAAATGTTGGAGCTATTTAAGTCAACATGGCGTGTTTTAGGAATCACGGAGACAATCCATTATACGTGCTATGCATGGGTGCTATTTCGGCAG TTTGTCATCACCGGTGAGGAAGATGTCCTGCAGCATTCCATCAACCAGTTGAAGAGAATACCTTTGAAGGACCAGCGAGGCCCACAGGAAAGATTGCATTTGAGGAGCCTGACTTGCAGAGTTCAGACTGAAAAGGGATTTGAGGACTTGACTTTCTTGCAATCATTCCTAATACCTATCCAGAAATGGGCCGATATGCGATTGACTGATTACCATCTTCATTTTCCTGAG GGATCGAGAATGATGGAAAATGCATTAGTAGTTGCCATGGTTGCTCGGAGGCTTCTTCTTGAAGAACCTGACTTG ACAATGCAGGGTCCACCTGTCACAGATATAGAGCAAATCGAGATATATGTGCTATCTTCAATCAAGCAAGCATTTTCTAGA ATTATACAGGATGTTGAAACACTGTCTGACACAACAAACGAACATCCTTTAGCATTACTAGCTGAACAGACAAAAAAACTTGTTAAAAACAGTACGGCCTTGTATTTTCCTATATTAACCCTGCGGCATCAGAATGCAAGTGCAGTTGCAGTATCCCTTATTCACAAGCTTTATGGCATCAAACTG AAACCATTCCTTGAAAGCGCTGAGCACCTGACCGAGGATGTTGTTTCTGTGTTCCCGGCTGCTGATAATCTTGAGCAAAACTTAATAGCTGTTATCACATCTACCTGTGAAGAGGGCACTGCAGAGGCTTACCTCAAGAAGCTAAATTTGTATAAG ATTGAGACTGTATCTGGAACATTGGTGTTGCGATGGGTCAATGCACAACTTGCAAGAATTTCAGCATGGGTGGAACGAGTCATGCAGCAGGAG AATTGGTCTCCAGTCTCAGCACAACAAAGGCATGGAAGCTCGATCGTTGAGGTCTACAGGATTGTTGAGGAG ACAGTTGATCAGTTCTTTGCTCTTAAAGTTCCAATGAGGCCTGGAGAGCTCAGAAGCCTCTTTCGTGGCATTGACAGTGCATTCCAAGTGTACACCAAGCATGTTGTGGACAGTCTAG CTGACAAGGAAGACATAATTCCACCCGTGCCCACTCTTACCCGATTCCGGAGAGAAAGTGGAATCAAAGCTTTTGTGAAGAAGGAATTGACAGATCCAACGCTGCCTGATGTCAGAAAATCTAATGATATCAATGTTTTAACAACACCTACCCTTTGTGTTCAATTAAATACTCTTTAT TATGCGATCAGCCAACTCAATAAATTGGAAGACAGCATTTCGGAGAGATGGTCTAAGAAGCATCATAGTCAAACAATAA AAAAACTGGTAAATAGTAACTCAAAGAATTCCGCCCAGAAGGATGGTTTCGATGGAAGTAGAAAAGATATCAATGCTGCTATTGACCATGTGTGTGAATTTACTG GAATCAAAACAATTTTTTGGGACTTGAGAGAGCAATTCATTGATGGTCTCTATAAGCCAAGTGTTACTCAGTCTAGGCTGGAAAATGTGATTGAGCCTCTTGATATG GTACTCAGCAAGTTGTGTGATATCATAGTAGAACCTCTTAGAGATCGTGTAGTAACAGGACTTCTTCAAGCATCCCTG GATGGCTTAATCCGTGTGATACTAGATGGAGGTCCATCACGTATGTTTACTCCAGCTGATGCTAAGCTTATGGATGAAGACTTGGAGGTTTTAAAG GAGTTTTTCATATCCGGAGGAGATGGGCTCCCAAGAGGAGTTGTGGAAAACCAAGTAGTACGCGCCCGACAGATTATAAAGTTAGTTGGCTATGAG ACTCGAGAATTGATAGAGGAGTTGAGATCTGCTAGTGAGATGGAAGTGCAGGGAGGAAGAGGTAAATTGGGTGCAGATTCAAAGACCCTTATTAGAATTCTGTGCCACAGAAGTGATTCAGAGGCTTCTCAGTTCCTCAAGAAGCATTACAAAATACCAAAATCCGCAGCTTAG